In Fluviicola taffensis DSM 16823, the following are encoded in one genomic region:
- a CDS encoding metallophosphoesterase family protein yields the protein MVKIGLLSDTHGFLPERVFELFKDVDEIWHAGDIGSLEVTDHLKAFKPLRAIFGNIDDQQIRSEFPEYLNFQIEDVSVSMTHIAGRPGRYSKHALEYIHQTKPTIFVCGHSHVLLVQQDKSKNLLWLNPGACGNKGFHSIQTALRFQINGSKIEQMEVIEFGKRSSLNNEDKK from the coding sequence ATGGTAAAAATTGGTTTATTATCAGACACACATGGATTTCTCCCAGAGCGCGTTTTTGAATTATTCAAAGATGTGGATGAAATTTGGCATGCGGGTGATATTGGAAGCTTGGAAGTTACAGATCATTTGAAAGCTTTTAAGCCATTGAGAGCCATTTTTGGGAATATTGATGACCAACAGATTCGCTCTGAATTTCCAGAATATTTAAACTTTCAGATAGAGGATGTTTCTGTTTCAATGACACATATTGCTGGAAGGCCGGGTAGATATAGCAAACATGCATTGGAATACATTCATCAAACAAAACCAACTATCTTTGTTTGTGGTCATTCACATGTTCTATTGGTTCAACAAGACAAAAGCAAAAATTTATTATGGCTAAATCCTGGAGCTTGTGGAAATAAAGGTTTTCACTCCATACAAACCGCGCTTCGTTTTCAAATCAATGGGTCAAAAATAGAACAAATGGAAGTGATTGAATTTGGAAAAAGATCAAGTTTAAACAATGAAGACAAAAAATAA
- a CDS encoding DNA-3-methyladenine glycosylase I yields MSYCNYVSTKPKDDLHRIYHDFHYGTPIEDDNELFGRLILEINQAGLSWDIILKKQTNFLEAFDVYDISKIANYQEDKINELLQNSGIIRNKLKVNAVIYNANQVLLIQKEFGSFKYWLDSHLGKSKEEWVKLFKKHFKFVGGEIVNEFLMSLSYLPGAHQSTCFRYKELNTKK; encoded by the coding sequence ATGAGCTATTGCAATTATGTTTCAACCAAACCAAAAGACGACCTTCACCGTATCTATCATGATTTTCATTATGGAACGCCAATTGAAGATGATAATGAACTTTTTGGAAGGTTAATTCTAGAAATAAATCAAGCAGGCTTGTCTTGGGATATTATTTTAAAGAAACAAACAAACTTTTTGGAAGCTTTTGACGTTTATGATATATCAAAGATTGCTAATTATCAGGAAGATAAAATAAATGAATTGCTTCAAAATTCTGGTATAATTAGAAATAAATTGAAAGTAAATGCCGTTATTTACAATGCGAATCAAGTATTGTTAATACAAAAAGAATTTGGTAGTTTTAAGTACTGGTTAGACAGTCACTTAGGGAAATCAAAAGAAGAGTGGGTAAAGTTGTTTAAAAAGCACTTTAAATTTGTGGGAGGAGAAATTGTAAATGAATTTTTAATGAGTTTGAGCTATCTTCCAGGAGCGCATCAGTCAACTTGTTTTAGATATAAAGAATTGAACACAAAAAAGTAA
- the pdhA gene encoding pyruvate dehydrogenase (acetyl-transferring) E1 component subunit alpha: protein MATKTASKPSKTTTKSAAKSTSKFSKETYIKWYKDMLLMRRFEEKAGQLYIQQKFGGFCHLYIGQEAIVAGTVSASKPTDSHMTAYRDHAHPIGLGTDVRVLMAELYGRSTGCSKGKGGSMHFFDKEKNFMGGHGIVGAQIPMGTGVAFAEQYNGTDNVVFVSMGDGAVRQGALHETFNMAMNWKLPVIYIIENNNYAMGTSVERTTNVTDLSKIGDSYEMPSKSVNGMSPEAVHEAIEEAVARARRGDGPSLLDIRTYRYKGHSMSDPQKYRTKEEVAEWMEQDPIEHCLKMIQSNKWLTAKEIEAIDAWVKNEVEESVKFAEESPYPDADDLYEDIYQEPNYPYIIEY, encoded by the coding sequence ATGGCTACGAAAACAGCTTCAAAACCATCAAAAACAACAACGAAGAGTGCAGCAAAAAGCACCTCTAAATTTTCAAAAGAAACGTATATCAAATGGTATAAAGACATGCTTTTGATGCGTCGTTTCGAAGAAAAGGCAGGGCAATTGTATATCCAACAAAAATTTGGTGGATTCTGTCACTTATACATTGGTCAAGAAGCAATTGTTGCAGGAACAGTGAGTGCGTCAAAGCCTACTGATTCCCACATGACTGCTTACCGTGATCATGCGCATCCAATTGGATTGGGTACTGATGTACGTGTTTTGATGGCAGAATTATATGGTCGTTCAACGGGTTGTTCGAAAGGAAAAGGTGGATCGATGCACTTTTTTGATAAAGAGAAGAACTTCATGGGTGGACACGGAATCGTTGGAGCTCAAATTCCAATGGGTACGGGTGTTGCTTTTGCTGAACAATATAACGGAACAGACAATGTTGTTTTTGTTTCAATGGGTGACGGAGCAGTTCGTCAAGGTGCTTTGCATGAAACGTTTAATATGGCGATGAACTGGAAATTACCAGTAATCTACATCATTGAAAATAACAACTATGCAATGGGAACCTCTGTTGAGCGTACAACGAACGTAACAGATTTGTCTAAAATAGGTGATTCTTATGAAATGCCTTCTAAATCAGTGAATGGAATGTCTCCAGAGGCGGTTCATGAAGCAATTGAAGAAGCAGTTGCAAGAGCACGTAGAGGTGATGGGCCTTCATTATTGGATATTCGTACTTACCGTTATAAAGGACATTCCATGTCTGATCCACAAAAATACCGTACCAAAGAAGAGGTTGCTGAGTGGATGGAGCAAGACCCAATTGAGCATTGTTTGAAAATGATTCAATCCAATAAATGGTTGACTGCTAAAGAAATTGAAGCGATTGATGCATGGGTGAAAAATGAAGTAGAGGAATCAGTGAAATTTGCTGAAGAATCTCCTTATCCAGATGCAGACGATTTGTATGAAGACATCTACCAAGAGCCAAATTATCCTTACATTATTGAATATTAA
- a CDS encoding leucine-rich repeat domain-containing protein, translated as MKQLITIFIIVLATSAYSQLKACYSLEEAQKDPKQVEELHLTNSPFVLIDTNFNQFTALKVLNLAYSPVMEVAPNVLIPSLKELNLSHASYNPWKISSIGQAFPNLEKLNLSGNQLPFIWSGLQSLGNLLALDISDNQLVTIPVEIMYLSNLKELNLANNHIKLQANELGALWALKKLNISSNSNLGSNNLILSIAESKQLKDLTIDGNGLNPTSIQLLSKMDLERLELANVNEPSTIDFTRFSSTKNLALTHSPNWLSKENEKQFDNISKLELTNSLIPIGLEKLKSLNTLVLKDITEDQLPKLYALKRLRILDISETSFNKDQIEKLKQELPRTQIITGNPDVTENMIANKVDPILELPAKKIAIQSTISSTISEKNVTLEIPENAFLDSNGKPYTGQVNIELTVYNDAIQTALAGIPMTFNENGQQELFASNGMLKLEAKGENEEILQPNPTNLIQASVGNLQPQNSGGLYSFNSQTGQWSTISDTVNKSNLNELIQRAIDSINGLELKNIVPRTINDRIFSIYPKFSRFDRTEFSLHSQLAPSISNSLVVTNNRKHALGKLMLKQKWVIDTIVSKEMKKHLKVMKKETKGWKAKRLNKRIPINFIPRLINRLDIKVDPSHDNYRLTFMYRDSAVSFPVAVAGGSNKQIQRNTQKFHDALKQVNKKDQRDEFNYEKLLEEQLKINDKAIRQNLINLAIMRLTQPSTMINQNQIGAAPIWNSPNQLNFGLSTFGLVNCDFFMRTPPEYVLSANSTLKDQNGEEYPLPNSIISVDPLLNYYMETASNFPVNCFRTSYLVFNLGAKKIGVSKPKEGVHLVSEITVIDISDKTPDEISKAILSI; from the coding sequence ATGAAACAGTTAATCACCATCTTCATTATAGTTCTTGCAACTAGTGCATATTCACAGTTAAAAGCTTGCTACTCTCTGGAAGAAGCTCAAAAAGATCCTAAGCAAGTAGAAGAACTTCATTTGACGAATTCTCCTTTCGTACTCATTGATACCAATTTTAACCAATTTACAGCGCTAAAGGTTTTGAATTTGGCCTACAGTCCGGTTATGGAGGTGGCGCCAAATGTATTGATTCCTTCTTTAAAAGAACTCAACTTATCCCACGCTTCTTACAATCCTTGGAAAATTAGTTCAATTGGACAAGCATTCCCTAATTTGGAAAAATTGAATTTAAGTGGCAATCAACTCCCATTTATATGGTCGGGACTCCAAAGTTTGGGAAACCTCCTTGCTTTAGATATTTCAGACAATCAGCTGGTTACTATTCCCGTGGAAATTATGTATTTATCGAACCTGAAAGAGCTCAACTTAGCCAATAACCACATTAAACTACAAGCCAATGAACTAGGAGCACTTTGGGCATTGAAAAAACTAAACATCTCTTCCAATTCAAATTTAGGCAGCAATAATCTCATTTTAAGTATCGCTGAAAGCAAACAATTAAAGGATTTGACAATTGATGGCAATGGATTAAATCCAACAAGTATTCAACTGCTTTCTAAAATGGACTTAGAACGTCTTGAACTTGCAAATGTGAACGAACCATCTACTATCGATTTTACCCGTTTTTCTTCTACCAAAAATTTGGCGCTTACGCATTCTCCCAATTGGCTTTCCAAAGAAAACGAGAAACAATTTGACAACATCTCAAAATTAGAACTAACGAACTCTCTTATTCCAATTGGTCTTGAAAAATTGAAATCATTGAACACATTGGTTTTAAAAGATATCACAGAAGATCAACTTCCAAAATTGTATGCCTTAAAAAGATTAAGAATACTGGATATTTCAGAGACAAGTTTCAATAAAGATCAGATTGAAAAATTAAAACAGGAACTACCAAGAACTCAAATCATCACAGGAAATCCTGATGTAACAGAAAACATGATTGCCAACAAAGTAGATCCAATCCTTGAACTTCCCGCAAAAAAAATTGCTATTCAATCTACTATTTCCAGCACCATTTCAGAAAAGAATGTGACGCTCGAAATTCCCGAAAATGCGTTTCTAGATTCCAATGGAAAACCATATACTGGACAAGTAAACATTGAATTAACCGTATACAATGATGCTATTCAAACGGCTTTAGCAGGAATACCTATGACTTTTAATGAAAACGGTCAACAAGAATTATTTGCTTCAAATGGCATGCTTAAACTCGAAGCAAAAGGAGAAAATGAGGAAATATTACAACCAAATCCTACAAACTTGATTCAAGCTTCTGTTGGTAATTTACAACCACAAAATTCAGGTGGTTTGTATTCTTTCAATTCTCAAACTGGTCAATGGAGCACTATTTCGGATACTGTTAACAAATCCAACTTGAACGAGCTCATTCAACGCGCCATAGATTCAATAAATGGCTTGGAGCTAAAAAACATCGTTCCGCGAACAATCAATGACCGTATTTTTTCTATTTACCCCAAATTCTCTCGTTTTGATCGTACTGAATTCTCTTTACACTCTCAATTAGCACCATCTATTTCTAACTCATTAGTTGTTACAAACAATAGAAAACATGCTCTTGGAAAACTGATGCTCAAACAAAAATGGGTGATTGACACCATTGTGAGTAAAGAAATGAAGAAACACCTCAAAGTGATGAAGAAAGAAACGAAAGGATGGAAAGCAAAACGATTGAATAAACGAATTCCTATCAATTTCATTCCTCGTTTGATTAATCGATTAGATATTAAGGTAGATCCATCTCACGACAATTACCGACTCACTTTCATGTACAGAGATTCTGCGGTTAGTTTTCCAGTTGCGGTAGCTGGCGGATCAAACAAACAAATTCAACGAAATACACAGAAGTTTCACGATGCTTTGAAGCAGGTGAATAAAAAAGATCAAAGAGATGAATTTAATTATGAGAAACTATTGGAAGAACAACTAAAAATAAACGATAAAGCAATCAGACAAAATCTGATCAATCTGGCAATTATGAGACTTACACAGCCTTCAACAATGATTAATCAAAACCAAATAGGAGCAGCACCAATTTGGAATTCACCCAATCAATTAAATTTTGGGCTAAGCACTTTTGGGCTTGTAAATTGTGATTTTTTCATGCGCACACCACCCGAATACGTTCTCAGTGCAAATTCCACATTGAAAGATCAAAATGGAGAGGAATATCCATTACCGAACTCCATTATTTCTGTGGATCCATTGTTGAATTATTACATGGAAACTGCTTCCAATTTCCCTGTAAACTGTTTCAGAACATCGTATTTAGTCTTCAATTTAGGAGCAAAAAAGATTGGTGTTTCTAAACCAAAAGAAGGAGTACATCTCGTAAGTGAGATTACTGTAATTGATATTTCAGATAAAACTCCGGATGAAATTTCCAAAGCCATTTTATCGATTTAA
- a CDS encoding serine/threonine protein kinase produces MNPTEKYRILEKIDGAKKRKFAHTFLAENKISGIKAILKTVQKTDANSIIQDRLRKEAQFSFIVDGLPETLDFFESESEIFLFKSFQPGIILSDYIDQFRPKEKAHQLFLVLEQLEPILEYIHQANIYHLDIKPSNIIVDSSKGIRVALIDFGLALNKNEIEIRKTLFPLGFAAPELLLNELDLVDARTDYFSLGVSCWTCLQGRMPLIDKNPSITTNLQITYPLPNLDSKFKQISPVIQKLAAKHQFTLPPNKLTSEDRKSALKKGMDKRYASYSEFLSDFEKQLATKKKKWWLF; encoded by the coding sequence ATGAATCCTACCGAGAAATACCGCATTCTGGAAAAAATTGACGGAGCCAAAAAACGGAAATTTGCACATACTTTTCTAGCTGAAAACAAAATTTCGGGTATCAAAGCAATTCTAAAAACGGTACAAAAGACAGATGCCAATTCAATCATACAAGATCGCTTGCGAAAAGAAGCACAGTTTTCATTTATCGTAGATGGGCTTCCAGAAACACTTGACTTCTTCGAAAGTGAATCAGAGATTTTTTTATTCAAATCCTTTCAGCCTGGAATTATACTTTCTGATTATATCGATCAATTCAGACCGAAAGAAAAAGCACACCAATTATTCTTGGTTTTGGAGCAATTAGAACCCATTCTGGAATATATTCATCAAGCCAATATTTATCACCTAGATATTAAGCCAAGCAATATAATCGTTGATTCTTCGAAGGGAATTCGGGTAGCGTTGATAGACTTTGGGCTTGCGCTGAATAAAAACGAAATAGAAATCCGGAAAACACTCTTTCCATTAGGATTTGCTGCTCCAGAATTATTATTAAACGAATTAGATCTTGTGGATGCCAGAACAGATTATTTTTCATTAGGAGTAAGCTGTTGGACCTGTTTACAAGGAAGAATGCCTCTAATTGACAAAAATCCAAGTATTACAACGAATTTACAAATCACTTATCCGCTTCCCAATTTGGATTCAAAGTTCAAACAAATAAGTCCTGTCATTCAAAAACTAGCAGCAAAACACCAATTTACACTTCCACCAAATAAGTTAACGAGTGAAGATCGCAAATCAGCTTTAAAGAAAGGAATGGATAAACGATACGCTTCTTATTCTGAATTTCTAAGTGATTTCGAAAAACAGCTAGCTACGAAGAAAAAAAAATGGTGGCTATTTTAA
- a CDS encoding cold-shock protein, which translates to MNKGTIKFFNETKGFGFVKEDETNKEYFVHVSGLVDKVNENDAVTFDLEEGRKGLMAVNVKHA; encoded by the coding sequence ATGAATAAAGGAACTATTAAGTTCTTTAACGAAACTAAAGGTTTTGGTTTTGTTAAGGAGGATGAAACAAACAAAGAGTATTTTGTACACGTTTCAGGATTGGTTGACAAAGTAAATGAAAACGACGCTGTTACATTTGATTTGGAAGAAGGAAGAAAAGGATTAATGGCCGTAAACGTGAAGCACGCATAA
- a CDS encoding transferase hexapeptide repeat family protein — translation MAVYSFNGFIPVVKKSSFIHPQAAVTGNVIIGENVYIGPGAAIRGDWGQIIIEDGCNVQENCTIHMFPGTTVTLKKGAHIGHGAIVHGGTIGENCLIGMNSVIMDDVTIEDECIIGALCFVPANTVIPRRSLVVGNPAKVIKEVSDDMIAWKTKGTALYQALPKECYETLIPCEPLEEVEENRPNQEKMYQTWEAIKKG, via the coding sequence ATGGCGGTATATTCATTCAATGGTTTTATTCCAGTTGTTAAAAAATCCAGTTTCATTCACCCACAAGCTGCAGTGACTGGAAATGTGATTATTGGCGAAAATGTGTATATCGGTCCAGGAGCTGCAATTCGTGGAGATTGGGGACAAATCATTATTGAAGACGGTTGCAATGTTCAAGAAAACTGTACCATCCACATGTTTCCAGGAACAACTGTTACTTTAAAAAAGGGTGCACACATCGGTCATGGAGCCATTGTACACGGCGGAACGATTGGCGAAAATTGCCTAATTGGAATGAATTCGGTGATTATGGACGATGTGACTATCGAAGATGAATGTATTATCGGAGCTTTGTGTTTTGTTCCTGCTAATACTGTTATTCCAAGAAGAAGTTTGGTGGTTGGAAATCCAGCAAAAGTAATCAAAGAAGTTTCGGACGACATGATTGCTTGGAAAACCAAAGGAACGGCACTTTATCAGGCTTTACCCAAAGAATGTTACGAAACACTGATTCCTTGCGAACCTTTGGAAGAAGTGGAAGAAAACCGACCAAATCAAGAAAAAATGTACCAAACTTGGGAGGCGATTAAGAAGGGATAA
- a CDS encoding TonB-dependent receptor family protein, producing the protein MDYSSQKLSLLILFSILVSCSWSQNFEGTIVDQTNTPQFGVTVQCNEKKVLTDESGKFQIPCEKGPLIIYGIEIDTLFYILNGIVAPNPIIQVKTSEEIDEVEVKSKRLHYFDIGFIPPIKGVQIATGTNTLIETERQGGAKSTANPRELFAKVPGLNIWESDGAGIQMGVGGRGLSPNRAANFNTRQNGYDISADALGYPESYYTPPLEALQAIEIIRGSASLQYGTQFGGLMNFILKDPIQTSPLQFTTRNSVGNYGYFGTFNRISGTVGRFQYQAYYQLKTGKGYRPNSNFNQQQGFAQIGYIINENNQIRLEYTRMSYLAHQPGGLTDKQFEEDPTQSIRDRNWFKVGWNILALHFDSKLNSKTHLNVRAFGMLSSRYSLGYLGKINTADPGGNRDLITGNFKNTGIEARVLRRYKLTKKQKHESAFLIGARYYRGQTTNLQGSSTSGDGPDFEFNNPSNIENSDYSFPSENIAVFTDNIWFLGNRWTINAGLRFEHIMSSSKGYYYQYNIHPLTFDTLSVFKNENASSLTRNIPLIGAGTSFKTGKFSNAYINFCQNYRAVNFSDIRVANPNIVVDSLIKDEYGNTTEIGWRGFIGKYFYSDIAVFALFYGNKIGLAPQPNSVKKIRTNIGNAFNTGVECFVEFDFIKAFMDSSRIGSSIFVNFSYIDAHYISSREKSYVGKQVEYVSPLMFKTGLKVRGKNWQAQIQGSYNSSQFSDATNSKEGSGDAVIGEIPAYFVMDFSARYTFRKYFQLEAGVNNLLNSSYYTRRATAYPGPGILPSDGITIYGTLQFTIAVKK; encoded by the coding sequence ATGGATTATTCCTCTCAAAAATTAAGTTTACTTATTCTATTTTCCATATTGGTTTCATGTTCTTGGTCACAGAATTTTGAAGGAACGATTGTAGATCAAACAAACACCCCCCAATTTGGAGTAACAGTTCAATGTAACGAAAAAAAAGTGCTTACCGATGAAAGTGGGAAATTTCAAATTCCTTGCGAAAAAGGTCCTTTAATCATTTATGGAATTGAAATCGATACCTTGTTTTATATTCTAAATGGAATAGTTGCCCCAAATCCAATCATTCAAGTAAAAACTTCCGAAGAAATTGACGAAGTGGAAGTGAAAAGTAAACGTCTTCATTATTTTGATATTGGTTTTATTCCACCCATTAAAGGAGTTCAAATAGCAACGGGCACCAACACATTAATTGAAACGGAAAGACAAGGAGGAGCAAAATCTACAGCTAATCCTCGTGAATTATTTGCAAAAGTTCCTGGTTTAAATATTTGGGAAAGTGATGGAGCTGGAATTCAAATGGGAGTTGGTGGTCGTGGGCTAAGTCCGAATCGAGCAGCAAACTTCAATACACGTCAAAACGGTTACGATATTTCTGCAGATGCTTTGGGGTATCCTGAAAGTTACTATACACCGCCATTAGAGGCACTTCAAGCAATTGAAATCATTCGAGGATCAGCAAGTTTGCAATATGGAACACAGTTCGGAGGATTAATGAATTTCATACTGAAAGATCCCATTCAAACAAGTCCACTTCAATTCACCACTCGAAATTCCGTAGGGAATTACGGCTATTTTGGCACATTCAATCGCATTTCTGGGACTGTAGGTAGGTTTCAATATCAAGCATATTATCAGCTAAAAACAGGAAAAGGATATCGCCCCAATTCCAACTTCAATCAACAACAAGGATTTGCTCAAATTGGCTATATTATCAATGAAAACAATCAAATTCGATTGGAGTATACGCGAATGAGTTATTTGGCCCATCAACCAGGCGGCTTAACAGACAAGCAATTTGAAGAAGATCCCACACAAAGTATTCGAGATAGAAATTGGTTTAAAGTAGGCTGGAATATTCTAGCATTGCATTTTGACTCCAAACTAAACTCTAAAACGCATTTAAATGTGCGCGCTTTCGGAATGCTTTCTTCTCGTTATTCTCTGGGATATTTAGGCAAAATAAATACCGCTGACCCAGGTGGAAACCGAGACTTAATTACTGGGAATTTTAAAAACACAGGAATTGAAGCGCGTGTTTTGAGAAGATACAAACTCACCAAAAAACAAAAACACGAAAGCGCATTTTTAATTGGAGCTCGCTATTACCGTGGGCAAACAACCAATCTTCAAGGAAGTTCAACGAGCGGAGACGGACCTGATTTCGAGTTCAACAATCCTTCAAACATTGAAAACTCAGATTACAGCTTTCCATCAGAAAATATTGCTGTTTTCACTGATAATATTTGGTTCTTAGGAAATCGCTGGACAATCAATGCAGGTTTGCGTTTTGAGCATATCATGAGTTCTTCCAAAGGCTACTACTACCAATACAACATTCATCCACTGACATTTGATACATTGAGCGTATTCAAAAATGAAAATGCAAGTTCACTCACACGAAACATTCCATTGATTGGAGCGGGTACTTCTTTTAAAACTGGAAAATTCTCGAATGCATACATCAACTTTTGTCAAAATTACCGTGCAGTAAACTTTTCAGACATCCGAGTTGCAAATCCAAATATTGTAGTTGATTCGTTAATTAAAGATGAATATGGAAATACCACAGAAATTGGATGGAGAGGTTTTATTGGAAAATACTTCTATTCTGACATAGCTGTTTTTGCCCTTTTCTATGGTAATAAAATTGGATTAGCTCCACAACCCAATTCGGTAAAGAAGATTCGAACCAATATTGGAAATGCATTCAATACAGGTGTAGAATGTTTTGTTGAATTCGATTTTATCAAAGCATTTATGGATAGTTCAAGAATAGGATCTTCCATTTTCGTAAACTTCTCCTACATCGATGCGCATTATATTTCATCCAGAGAAAAAAGTTATGTTGGTAAACAAGTAGAATATGTGAGTCCGCTAATGTTCAAAACAGGATTGAAAGTTCGGGGAAAGAATTGGCAAGCGCAAATTCAAGGATCTTATAACTCCTCCCAGTTCAGCGATGCTACAAATTCGAAAGAAGGTAGTGGTGACGCAGTGATTGGTGAAATTCCAGCATATTTCGTCATGGATTTTAGCGCCCGTTATACCTTCAGGAAGTATTTTCAACTAGAAGCTGGCGTCAATAATCTACTGAATTCATCTTATTACACAAGGAGAGCAACGGCTTACCCTGGTCCTGGCATACTACCTTCTGATGGTATTACAATTTATGGTACATTGCAATTTACCATAGCAGTAAAAAAATGA
- a CDS encoding pyruvate dehydrogenase complex dihydrolipoamide acetyltransferase codes for MAEIINMPKLSDTMTEGVVAEWHKKVGDTVKSGELLAEIETDKATLEFESFFDGVLLHIGIEKGKPAPVNSLLAIIGEKGEDISALLASAGTTDAPAEKIVEKKTDAEPAKKEEVKTEEKAPAAVTSAPKTTPAVSNTNSNGRILASPLAKKLAEEKGVDLGFISGTGEGGRITKRDVDHYVPYDAPARPAGSGSAAMIESFVDEPISQMRKTIARRLAESKFTAPHFYLTISLDMDNAIAARKSMNSQEGVKVSFNDMVIKAVAMALRKHPAINSSWLGDVIRRNSHIHIGVAVAVEDGLLVPVVRFADSKGLTQIGDEVKVLATKAKEKKLQPAEWEGNTFTISNLGMFGIEQFTAIVNPPDSCIMAIGGISQEPVVKNGQVVPGNIMKVTLSCDHRTVDGATGASFLQTFKQYMENPVMMLV; via the coding sequence ATGGCTGAAATCATTAACATGCCCAAATTGAGTGACACCATGACTGAAGGTGTTGTTGCAGAATGGCATAAAAAAGTGGGGGATACTGTAAAGTCAGGTGAATTACTTGCTGAGATTGAAACAGATAAAGCAACATTGGAATTCGAATCGTTTTTTGATGGTGTTTTATTACACATAGGAATAGAAAAAGGAAAGCCAGCTCCTGTGAATTCGTTACTAGCGATCATTGGCGAAAAAGGTGAAGATATTTCTGCATTATTGGCTTCTGCAGGCACTACAGATGCTCCTGCTGAGAAGATAGTGGAGAAAAAAACAGATGCTGAACCAGCTAAGAAAGAAGAGGTAAAAACAGAAGAAAAAGCTCCAGCAGCAGTTACTTCTGCTCCGAAAACTACTCCAGCAGTTTCTAATACAAACTCAAACGGACGTATTTTGGCTTCCCCACTTGCTAAGAAATTGGCAGAAGAAAAAGGAGTTGATTTAGGTTTCATTTCTGGAACTGGTGAAGGTGGAAGAATTACAAAAAGAGATGTAGATCATTACGTTCCTTATGATGCTCCAGCTAGACCTGCAGGATCTGGAAGTGCCGCTATGATTGAATCATTTGTAGATGAACCAATCTCTCAAATGCGTAAAACGATTGCGCGTCGTTTGGCTGAATCTAAGTTTACAGCTCCTCATTTCTATTTGACGATTTCGTTGGATATGGACAATGCAATTGCAGCACGTAAATCCATGAATAGTCAAGAAGGAGTGAAAGTTTCTTTCAACGATATGGTGATCAAAGCTGTCGCAATGGCATTGCGTAAGCATCCTGCAATCAACTCGTCTTGGTTGGGTGATGTGATTCGTAGAAATAGCCACATTCATATTGGAGTAGCGGTTGCTGTAGAAGATGGATTATTGGTTCCAGTAGTTCGTTTTGCAGATAGCAAAGGCTTAACTCAAATTGGTGATGAGGTGAAAGTTCTTGCTACAAAAGCAAAAGAAAAGAAATTGCAACCAGCAGAGTGGGAAGGAAATACCTTTACAATTTCCAATTTAGGAATGTTCGGAATTGAGCAATTCACGGCAATTGTAAATCCACCTGACAGTTGTATCATGGCAATCGGAGGGATTTCTCAAGAGCCAGTTGTAAAGAATGGACAAGTTGTTCCAGGAAATATTATGAAAGTGACACTTTCTTGTGATCACCGAACAGTAGATGGTGCTACAGGGGCTTCGTTCTTGCAAACTTTTAAACAATACATGGAGAATCCAGTTATGATGCTGGTTTAG